The window ATTTTTGACATTTTGGTTGCTACACGTTTAAGAACACCAGAGATTTGTACATAAGCACCTGTATCTTGAGTTGCCTCAACAAGATCACCTGCTGTTACAAAAGGACGACCAGTAACTTCTTGAAGTTTTGCTTCGACTGTTTTTGAGTAGTCAGGATGTGCGTTGATACCTGTACCAATCGCTGTTGCACCAAGGTTCATCTCACGCATCAATTGTTGTGCTTCGATAACACGTTGAATGTCTTCACCGATCATAACAGCATACGTTCTGAATTCTTGTTCAAGTGTCATAGGCACAGCATCTTGAAGTTGAGTTCTACCCATTTTGATAATATCTTTAAACTCAAGTGCTTTTTTAGCAAATGAATTTTTGATAATGCTCATAGAAACGGTAAGCTCGCCTAGTTTTTCAAAAAGCGCTACACGAAGTGCTGTTGGGTAAGCATCGTTTGTAGATTGTGAAAGGTTAACATCGTTATTTGGGTGAAGGAATTTGTATTCACCTTTTTTGTGACCCATTTTTTCAAGTCCGATGTTAGCGATAACTTCGTTCGCATTCATGTTCGTTGATGTACCAGCTCCGCCTTGGAACATGTCGACAACAAATTGATCATGGTATTGACCACCAATGATCTCGTCACATGCTTCACAGATAACATTTTTTTTGTTTTCAGCTAAAAGGCCAAGTTCATAGTTTGCTAAAGCAGCCGCTTTTTTAACTTTTGCTAGGGAAGTAATAAACGTTGGGAATTTTGCAAGTGTAATTCCAGTAATGTGGAAGTTTTCAGCCGCACGTGCTGTTTGAACGCCATAATAACATTCGTTAGATATTTCTTTATCACCGATTAGATCGTGTTCCATTCTAGTTGACATTTTGTCTCCTTAAGATTTAAAGGTGATGGAAGTTTAAACCTCTAAAGAGACTTGAAAATGACTTTTTGAAAAAGAATTTAAAAAAAGATTGAAATATTTGAATTAATTTGAAGATATAACTTTTAAGTGATACAAAGCGTTACATGTAAAGAGGGCGAAGCGCCCTCAAACTTAAATTTTATTAAACTTACTTTTTTCAGAAAGCCCGAAATTATGGGGTTGGATCATATTTTCTGGCTTAATGATCTCATCGAGTTGTTCTTTATCCAGTAATCCTTTGGCTAAAACGATGTCATAGACTGATCCACCACTCTCTAACGCTTCTTTGGCAACAATGGTTGAGTTTTCATAACCAAGATAAGGATTAAGAGCCGTAACGAGACCAATACTGTTTAACACCAAGGCTTTACATCGCTCTTTGTTTGCCGTGATGCCATCGACACAAGTATATGCCAGTGCTTCAAAGGCATTTTTCATCATATTAATGGAATTAAAAAGATTGTAGGCGATGAGGGGTTCAAAGACATTGAGTTGCAGTTGTCCTGCTTCGCATGCCATAGTAACCGCAATGTCGGTTCCTATGACTTGAAAACAGACTTGATTGACCACTTCGGGGATGACGGGATTGACTTTTCCCGGCATGATGGAGCTTCCTGGTTGCATGGCTGGAAGATTGATCTCTCCAAAGCCAGTTCTAGGACCAGAGCTAAGAAGGCGGAGATCGTTGCAGATTTTTGACATTTTGGTAGCTACTCGTTTAAGAACGCCTGAAATTTGTACATAAGCTCCAGTATCTTGCGTCGCTTCGATAAGATCGCCTGCAGTGATGAAAGGACGACCCGTCACCTCTTGCAGTTTGGCTTCTACGGTCTTAGCATAATCAGGATGCGCGTTAATGCCTGTTCCTATGGCCGTAGCTCCCATATTGATCTCGCGCACCAACTGTCTTGCTTCGTGTACTCTTTGTATGTCCTCACCGATCATCACCGCATAAGTGCGAAACTCTTGCTCTAGCGTCATAGGGACTGCGTCTTGCAGTTGCGTCCTTCCCATCTTGATGACATCTTTAAACTCACTCGCTTTTTTGGCAAACGAGTTTTTGATGATCGCCATCGACTCGCCTAGTTCTCCCAGTTTTTCATAGAGCGCTACGCGAAGGGCGGTTGGGTATGCATCATTGGTGGATTGTGAAAGAT is drawn from Sulfurospirillum arsenophilum NBRC 109478 and contains these coding sequences:
- the aspA gene encoding aspartate ammonia-lyase, whose protein sequence is MSTRMEHDLIGDKEISNECYYGVQTARAAENFHITGITLAKFPTFITSLAKVKKAAALANYELGLLAENKKNVICEACDEIIGGQYHDQFVVDMFQGGAGTSTNMNANEVIANIGLEKMGHKKGEYKFLHPNNDVNLSQSTNDAYPTALRVALFEKLGELTVSMSIIKNSFAKKALEFKDIIKMGRTQLQDAVPMTLEQEFRTYAVMIGEDIQRVIEAQQLMREMNLGATAIGTGINAHPDYSKTVEAKLQEVTGRPFVTAGDLVEATQDTGAYVQISGVLKRVATKMSKICNDLRLLSSGPRTGFGEINLPAMQPGSSIMPGKVNPVMPEVVNQVCFQVIGTDVAVTMACEGGQLQLNVFEPVIAFNLFNSVNMMKNAFEALATTCVDGITANPERCKALVLNSIGLVTALNPFIGYENSTSVAKEALETGGSVYDIVLARGLLAKAELDDIIKPENMIKPRTYDKK
- the aspA gene encoding aspartate ammonia-lyase, producing MSTRIEHDLIGDKEISNECYYGVQTARAVENFHITGVTLGSFPTFLESIAKVKKAAALANFELELLAENKKNAIVEACDAIIAGKFHNQFVVDMIQGGAGTSTNMNANEVIANIGLEILGHQKGEYKYLHPNNDVNLSQSTNDAYPTALRVALYEKLGELGESMAIIKNSFAKKASEFKDVIKMGRTQLQDAVPMTLEQEFRTYAVMIGEDIQRVHEARQLVREINMGATAIGTGINAHPDYAKTVEAKLQEVTGRPFITAGDLIEATQDTGAYVQISGVLKRVATKMSKICNDLRLLSSGPRTGFGEINLPAMQPGSSIMPGKVNPVIPEVVNQVCFQVIGTDIAVTMACEAGQLQLNVFEPLIAYNLFNSINMMKNAFEALAYTCVDGITANKERCKALVLNSIGLVTALNPYLGYENSTIVAKEALESGGSVYDIVLAKGLLDKEQLDEIIKPENMIQPHNFGLSEKSKFNKI